In Chlorocebus sabaeus isolate Y175 chromosome 2, mChlSab1.0.hap1, whole genome shotgun sequence, the genomic stretch GACCAGCTGGGGCTCAAAGCCAGAGCTGGTCTGGGAGAAGCAGGAGGCAGCCCTGCACTTCAGTCCCCAGACGTGCTCCAGGACCCGTTTCGAAAATGGAGggtggagggaagaaggaggaggccAGGTGAGGGGGTGGTGTGACCATATTTAATTGAACCTCAGGTGAATTCTGAGAGGCCAGAGTGTGACTTCTCTTGCCCTATAAAATCGGGTCCCCTGCAGCAAGTCAGTTCCATCTTTCACAGGGCTGGGCTGGCTGGATGCCCTGGCAGCCCCGGCTGGAGTAAGAGCCTGGCTGTCAGCCACACGCGTGCCCTGCACAGGACCTGGGGCTGGGACAGGGCACCAGGCAGGCAGGAGGCCTCACCCCGGGGTGCAGAAGGCCCCAAGGGTAGCAATTTACAGAAGCTGTCTCAGTCCTGTCAGTAACTAACAGAAACAAGCCCCAGCGCTCGCCGGTCCCCTCACCGTGGCCTGCACCAAACTGTAAGCTGTCTCCTAAAACTTCAGCTGTTTCCACCACCATGGTGACGaccagaaagaaaaaccaaaaccaaaacccatCTGAAGGGTCATCTTTCAATTGCTTAAAATTAATCAGTGCAAAGTGAGGTAAAAGATCCCCGTTTGTCAGGGCCGAAGCAGGAGGCTCACACAAGCCTGCGTCTCTTGGAGTCTCTCCCCACGTCCCCCTCCTCGACATCCACCTCGCAGCCCAGTGGGGACACCAGGTTCAGCAGAGGGTCCTCAGAGGCACGGCCGAAGAGCGCCAGCAGGAGGGCCACACCGAAGCCCGTGGCTCGCTCACCCTGCAAGCAAAGGGCAGGACACAGACTCTGGGCGTGGGGCTGCAGCACGGGAGGGGCTCCTGGGGACCCCTCACCTCCTGGGTCCCCTCCACGTGCCCCACAGTCCCCTTCTCAGGAAGGAGATCCTGAGCACCAGCTGGATCCCAGGGCCTTCCATGCTGCTGGCTGGACACACTCAGGGCCAGCAGGCCAGACACAGGTGGTGGGCAAGGCCCTGTGTGCTCTGCCTCAACCCCAGGAGCTCCTGAGGGTGGGGATGGGTGAGACAGAGGGCCCAGGGCCCCCTCTGGAGGACAGGCTGGCTGGGGAAGGGTCACACACAGCAGCCACTCTGTTCCCAGGGAGGATGAGACCTGGGCGGGACAGCGGACTGGAAGCTGGATCACGGACACAGAAGTTTCTGATGAGCTCGGCCAGCAGCTCCAGAGCCAGAGGGGCTCTCTGGACAAAAGGGCAGGAGCAGCCTGGGCTGGTGGAGAGTGGGGACACTCACGGCATGCACCGGTGCAGCAATGTCCAGGTGGACCCAGACTCCAGGCCAGTCAAAGCCGATGTGTGAGGCAATGAAGAGGCCAGCACAGGAGCTGGGGCTGTTGTCTCGGTCCTAGGGAGGCCAGGAGGACACAGTGCCTGTGGGTTGCTCCGGCCGGGCCCTCTCCACCCTCCCCCATCGTCTCTCACTGTTGCCATCTGCAAGGAGCCTGGGGTGGCTGGGAGGGAGTCAGTGTGGGGAGGCAGCTGAAGCTGGGCTGGGAGGGCCTTGACCATAAGCCAAGGAGTCTGCCCCCACCACAGGCCAACGGGGAAGCCAGCAAAGGGCCTGACGGGGCAGCTGAGTCAGATCCAAGACAGGGAGAAACCCCTGGTTGTGTGGCAGGGAAGCCAGTGAGTGGCCCATGCCGTCTGGGATGGCTCCTGTGCCCCGACGCCGGCCTCTCAGGCCCTCATCTGCACTGTGGCTGCTTCTGGGGGACCCTAGCTCCCTGGGTGCACCAGCACCCTGAAGGCAGGGCTCTGCCTGCCAGGCTCCACCCAAGTGGTAGGCTCCAGGCTCCAGGTTCCAAACCTACCGCCACCGAGTTCTTCATGTCAGCCACGGCTGAGGTGAACTCGCTGAAGTGCAGTTCGGGGCAGTAGACCAACGGGTGCACCAGGTCCCCACACTTCCTGCCCGCCTTCACGCAGGCAGCCTCCCACTCAGCGCTGTTGGTGAGCACCGCAGCGTGGTACTTCCCTGTGGCAATGCCCTGGGTGGGCAGGAACCCGGGAAGCATGTGGACGGGACGGCAGGAGAGAAACACCCAAAAGAGGGATTGAGAGGCAGACAGAGAAATAAGGGAGCCAGAAGAGAGATggttgagaagaaaagaaaaaaacacaggcaGAAAGGACTGTGGCCATGAAGCACAGAGAAGGTGGTTCCCGGCTCTGTGTCCAGCCTGGGTCTCGGCGCTGCCCACACCAAGCTCAATGggcagctcctcctccctcctcatgCCCAGTTATGAAAACTTCCTGACGGCAGCCCCCACCCACTGCCTTCCCCACCTCAAGGTCCAGAGGGGGGTGGGGTTCCCCGGTGCCACAGCTGAGGGGTGGACCCAGGCAGCACTCACCTGAGCCCCGGTCAGGGTGGCCATGTCCAGGATGATGTCAGCCCCCAGGTCCTTGCAAGCATAGGACACGCCATCTGCCAGCACCAGCCTGCCCTCGGCATCCGTGTTGTTGATTTCCACCGTCCTGGGGCATGGCAGAGACCCCCGCTCAGGGACGGCATTCCCTGGGACATTGGCGTGAGCCCCTTTGGAACTGGGAAGACCCCATTTGGAGCTGCCCGTCCCTGTGGCTCCCTGAACCCCGACACATGCCCCCAATGGGGAGGCTGGGATGGCCCCAGTCCCTACAGCAATGCAGTGCCTGGAGCAAAGGGCTTCCATGACATCCCTGCCCTGCTGCTCTTGAGTCGAGAGCCAGGGACCAGCCATTTGGCTcccccatgcctcagtttcttcatctgtaaagtgggtggCATGAACCAGCTGGGCTGGCCTTCAGCACACTGTGCCTGGCACCCGGCagatgaggaggaagagcaggagatGAGGGGAGGCGCCTGCTCAGGCACCAGCACATGGGGTTGGGGACAGCTCTTCTCTTCTGCATTCTGGAGCCACCTGCTCCTCAGCAGCCAGCTCAGCTTTGACTTTCCAGAGTCAATCTCAAAGGGGAAACCCAGGGGGTACCCCCGAGCAGGAAATCAGGGGGTCAGAGCTTCACACACCCAAATAATTCAGGCCTAAATTTTGGAAAGGCCTGTCCTGGTAATGCAGGGTAGACCATGAGCTCCTGGGCCAGGCACTGCAAGGGAGCCTAGCACCTCATCCAGGCATCATGGGCCCCTCAATATGAGGTGCCTCTGCTACCAAAGCTCCCCAGCACTCCGGGAAGCAAGGAGCCTGCTGCTGGGTGCCCTCCCAGTGtgcctggagtgaagtggcattgCAGGCCGGGGAGGGGTCATGAGTTCCAACAGTGGGCAGGAAGCAGCCGGAGGGTCAGACGTACTTCCCTGAGTACAACAGGTGGATGTCATCTGGCCTTGTCGCGTTGGGTCCCACTGAGTTCTCAGCCAAGCAGAACACAGCGTGAAGGTTGTCTTTGAAGCCCTGGAGGGAGAAGTGGGCAGAGGCTCCAGCTGTAGGTCATAGgtttggggaggaggggaggacgAGTTGGGGGTTCTTAGACCCACAGACAGcagaagagagacagacagatggcTCCAAGTTGCAGGGACCAGAGCTCGCCCTCCCTGCCATCCTGGGCACAGTCCTGGCAGATCCCAAGGCCAAGCTTCACCGCTGGGGTCTCCTAGCCTCCCCTGGCAGAGCCCACCCACCACAGCGGATGAGCCTGGGCACGGGCTGGGCTGTGGGACTCTTGGGCTGCATGGGCTGGGCAGTCATGAAGCCTCGCCAACCTGTGCCAATGGAAGGTGGCCAGCGGCTGCGTCccctcaatacacacacacacacacacacacacacacacacacacacacacacacacaggggcaGGAAGAGCTCAGCCTCGTGGAAGTTTAGGTGTGAAGTTATAGTTTTCTGATGCCAAAATGAAGTCATTTGTTCGCTGAGAAACGTATGGCCAACAAGTGGTAGCGGTTCCTGCCCTGTATAGGCTCTAAGGGTGCCTCCTGACCCCAAGCGGCCCATGCCCGGGCGGCAATGTCAAATGGAGTGGCGCTCTCAGACCCCTGTCCCTGCCCTTCCTCTGTTCCCGGAGCCGAATCTTTAACCAGGATACATCTTCCTAGCACGGAGCATGCCTCGAGGGTGCTGACGCACAGTTCTATAGGATCCATCTCCTGGAACAGCTGACTCTTCCACCACGGGCGCAGAGCCCTCACCAAAGGCAAACGCTTGGGACGGTGGGCAGGGGCAGCCAGCAGTGCAAGGAGTGGCCAGTGGCAGATGCTGCAGCAGTGGTGCTGGGCAGGTGGCAGCTGTGagtccctgaggcctccctgggccCCTGCTCAGTCCTTGAGCCTCACAGATGGCCCCGCACCCCCACGCAGCACAGGGGAAAGAACTCCACCAGCCTCAGGGTGATGATCTAGGGGCCACCTGTCAGCTCCACAAGGGCCCTGAGTCCCCCGCTCCCACTCTCGCAGCCCAGCCTGTGTCAGGGACATGGGGCAGGGGCTTCAGgaccctcagcctcctcctgtcAGAGCTCCTCCCCAGATACCCCAGCACTGACATTCCATCTGTGTGTACAGTGACCACAGCCTGTCCCTGTGCTGAGACCTCCTGCAGTCATTCCAGGGGGCAGTGGGTGTTTgggaacaaatgaataaatgacagcATGACCCTGAGGTCACAGGATGAGGCCATGGGGCTCCAAGCCACAGACACCACAGAGATGAGCTCCACCAACAAAGGACGGGAGCCCTGAAGTCCTCCCAGAAAGCAGGGTTCTGGATCTGTGGCCTGCCAGGGAAGACAGGTTTCCCAGAGCAAGTAGAGGCAGCACCTCCTGGGCAGGCACGTGGGACACGAGGAGGAGGAGAGATTCTCAAATGGATGCTTTCAGCCTCCCAGGGAGGGCTGCTACCCACTGAAGGCTGGGCCCTGCCCCTAATTTCTGATCTGGGGCAGAGCTGAGAACCCACATTACTAACAACATGGGGATCCCACTGGAGAAGTGCTGGCTTAGAGGATGAGCGAGCTGCAGCCCCAGCGTAAACAGTGCTGAGGTCTCCACGGCTAGATGATGTGACACAGAGAGAGCGCAGGCACGGCCCTGCCCTCGCGGCCCTCGCGGCCAGTCTTGCGGGGGTCTCCAATCACCAGGGGCGACTGAAAAAATCCAGGACTCAGCAGAGCTGGAGGTGAGCCCTGGAGCTGTCGATGTTCGCACACGCCCTAGGTGCTCCCTGGCACAGTCAGGACTTGCTGGTCTAACAGAAGAGGGTGGCCAAAGATGGGGCTGCACAGTGAATGCTTCAGGGACAGCGTGGGAAGGCTCTCCAGTGCCACGCCGGGGCTTGGGCCTGGTGCCCCAGGGCAGCCAAGGGTTTGGGGTAGGTAAGTGGGGCAGGGGCTTGCTTTTTTTGGTACCAGGGTTGGAGGGTCGCTAACACCCCCAGAGCCCAGGGCCACCGCGCTCCAGGCGTACCCTTCCATCTTTGAACGCTAGGCTAGGGAGGTAGAACCTTGGCTGATGAGTCCGTGCACACTCTTCATTGGCCTTttctttagacagggtctcgctctgtctcccaggctgcagtgcagcagtgggatcttagctcactgcagcctcaacctcccaggctcaatcaatccttccccacctcagcctcccaagtagctgagactacaggtgtgcgccaccacgcctggctagtttttaaatttttttttttttttggtagaaacggggtctcgCAAGGTTGCTATGGGtagtcttgaatttctggccttctagtcatcctcctgcctctgcctcccaaagtactgggattacaagcaagagtTGGCGGCTTCATTTGTTTAATAAGCACTTTTCATGGCCCCAGGGACATCTGGGCTCCATGGGAAGGTCACTCAGGTAACCCCCATGCCCACACTCTCCCCGAGTGATTACTGCCACTGAGCAAGGGCTGAGCTTTGGGGCGCCTGCCCAGGCAAGAGAGGAAGGGGGCCCGGCCAGGCCTGGGGGTCGGGGGTGGTGACTTGGCAAGACCAGTCACCAGAGGCAGCTCTGCTGCAAAGAAGGGTTGTGGCAGGGGTACACAGAACAATGCATGCCCCACCTTGAGCTTCTGCCTGCCACATGCCACGCGGGTCTAGGCCAGGATTCCTCACTGAGCCAACCGCTCATGGGGCTCTGGAGCCAAGGCAGGCCCTGAGCGGAGAACATGGCTGGACCTTGTCCTTGGGGCCTCCCAGAGCAGCCCTGATGAAGGCAGGAAGCTCTGGGGGCCCAAGAAGAGCCTGAGGGCAGAGTGGGGACAGGCTCCCGCTGGGGAGACTCAGGTAGGAACATGGTGGTGCCTATGGCGGGACAGACAAGGGAGAGGGGAGCACCCATGGGGCACACCCAGGACACCCCGGCAGAGGGTGGGCAGGGCCCCACTCACCTGCTTGATTGCAGCTCTGAAGGCCCCCAGGACGGCCGCGGCACCCCCGCAGTCTCGCTTCATCCCTGGCATGGTAGTCTGCAGGTGGTACAAAGAGACCCGGACAAAGGTGAGCCGTTAGGTCCAGGCCTGGCAGcagcagccccccacccccacccagccccacgCTAGACCCCCCCTTCCCTGGCTCCCAGGCCTGGGCAGCCCCCACACCAGGCCTCCTGGGCATCCACAGAACTCAGGAACCTCCTATTGGCCAAGTGGGGTGTTCTCCAGAAGCAACAGGGAGTCTTTGCTATAGATGGTGGGGCTCCCTTTTGTTTTGACAGAACTTTGGGGCCATCAAACAGTAACTGCATGGAGGGGGAACCCGAGGAGATGCCTGGAGCTGCAGAATTCACTGTGGCCAGCCACAGAGACCCCGTGCTTTAAGGCCGGGCACCCTGACCTCAGTCCTGGGCTGCCACACCGCCTGGGGGTCTGTCTGCAGGGACCCTCTCTCTCCACTCTTCCACACAGTGTGAGAAGGAAGCTGAGGTCCAGGGAGCCTCTGGGGCTTGCTGGAGGTCCCTGGCCAGCACCTCGGGGACCTGCGTGGCCTTGCTTGCTTCCTGCACTCATTGTAGCTTCCTTCTGTGCTTATGGTGGGGAGGAAGCCTGAGGGGCTGCTGCCGCAATGCAAACCTGCCCTGGCCACCTGTCACCCCCCAGAACAGGGCCTAGCTTCCTCTCCCTGGCATTTAGAGGCCTTTACCACCTAACGAGACTTAGGCTCAGCATTCTCTGCCCTTCATCACAACTTTGAACAATGGTGAGGGCTGATGTTCGCCGAAATCAGTCACATCCACCCCCACCGACACCACCAGCAGCGAGGACACCTGTAGCTCCCTCATGTCACTGCCAGGTCTACCACCAGAAGAAGGGACCACCTTTCTACTGAAAACAAGTCATCTCTTCCTAGCTAATCTGCGAGAAAGTACAGGACTGTTTAAATGGAAAAACAGGGCCTCCGATCTGGAATCAAACCATGTGCAAAATGGGTCACACAGAAATGCCTGGAAACGGCTGCTCACTGTACACCATGTCTCCCCCGTCACAGCTGCCAGCTCCTTCCCGATTGCAGGCAGAGCCAGGACCGGGCTTACAAATACAGCTCCATTGATTGTGCAAAGTTTCACCAGCCCCCAtgcattgtttctgtttttatagaaGAAACCATGTTCACAGTGATTTAAGATGGTCTCTGCCTTTTTCACCGGGCTGACACTTACACCCCCTGTGCTGGAGTATTAGCCACAGTCCCAAAGAGGTCGGGGAGCCGCTGGATTCGTTTCCATGCCCTCTGGGAAAATGAACCAATGCCAATTTCACGTTAGAATTTCCTTGCTGAagcagtaaaattaatttttaaaactctcaacCCTTGGGTACAATACATTTTCCATATTCTGTGTGACTCATAATGCACTCCTGCTCTTGCTGACGGGCAGTGATCGCTCAGAGCAGAAGCTCAGCTGTGATTGCTGGGGCAGTTCTGAGCTCCATGAGCCACTTTGGCCATGacaccatttttacttgaaagaaaaacTGACAGACAAATGGCACTTAATTGGATTTAGGTATCTGGCAGATATTTCCCAGAAAAGGAACAAACTCAGCCTCTTACTTCCAGAAACAGCTGACATTATTTATTGCCAATGGTATACATTTGAGCTTTTAAGcaaaaatcagaattttgaaaaactttCTCCTGTCACCATGACAACTTCCTCATACTCAATGACTTTTCTGATGAGATGGATGGTGATATTAAGTGATTTTTCGATACTATATAACGTAATGTGTCAAAAATTTGAATTTCTGTAGAACTCTTGAACCAATATTTTTCAAGTGAACATGCATATTACAAAAACGAAAGTGAGACAGAACAGTGGATTTAACTGCCACGGAGCACCAAAGTCTACTCGTGAGGCTTCAGATTCCATGTTATAACCAGCCTTTAAGGAGCTACCACTTGTTGAGTTTTGGTGTAATAGCAAAGAATGTTCATAGTTAGCTGAAAAAGGTACTAAAATCCTTTTCCCTGTTTCAACTATAGAATGTGAGAGGCTAGATTTTCTTGATAAAGTTGAACTGAAACAACATGTTTCCACAGACTAAATTGGAAGCAGATACCAGGTCCctagctgtcttctattaagtcACTGACAGGATTTGTGAAAATGTACAACAATGCTACTCTCtcagtaaattattttttcattttggaaaatgcttatcttcataaaattatatcatttatgATAACATGCAATGGATTTATATgctatttttaatgaattatacATGTTATAAATTTCTCCCTTCTAATTTCCAGTAAATATCAATAGACAACATTCTTATACATAAAGCCTCTTTGGGGTTGGTACTTGTTAAGAGGGTAAAGGGGTCTCCAGTAATGCATTTGAGGCCTGCTAGTGCAGGCTGATCTTGATCTGCCCTTGAAATCTTTGAAAAGGGAGCTGTGATTTTTCTTGCAAAACTGGGAACTGGGCTGGCTCCACCCAGCTTGCTTTTTGAGGAGTGACCATTTCTGCACCATTTGCTCTAGACGCAGCCACTGGGGAGAATGCCTGGTGTGTTCACGTTTCACACCAGGCCCTTGGGATGAGACTGTGAGTGCCTTCAGGTCAGGATTGGGGTCTCTCCTTCAATGGCTGGAGCCTCAGTGCCCACTCCACATAGTAACAGCTCAGGAAAGGCCTGCTGGTTGATCCCAAATCCACGTAGAACAGTTCCAAGTGCAACGGCGAAGATGGGctggtttaaaataaaaaaccaggTATTGTTTCACTGGTGCCAAAACACCCAGCTCTTCCTTGTATTATGGTGTCTGCTGACCAGTTGGACCCTGGGAATAGGCAGGGGCTATAGTCTCATTTTCAGAAGGTGATCTGGAGCCATGGAAAATGCCCTACTCTCTGGCAGTTCTACCAGCCACCCTCAGACCACAGCTTCCCCGGAGGCTGTGCGGCTGTGGCCTCTAGGAAAGGCCTATGTGGTCAGGTTTTTCCTTTGTGTTCATTTCGAGGCCAGGAGCTGACTTACTGCACAGGTGCAGCCACAGCCTCATGAGATGAAGTCAGGTGCAATATTTTCCCTAAGTGACTAGAGTTAGTGCCACAAGCAAACAAATGAATTCCCAGGAAGCTCATCTTCTCACACTGGTCCACAACAAACCAACATCAAAAACAAGCATCTGATCCACAGAGAAGAGGGTCCACAACTCTACCAGCCAGAATGTAGCAGCTTCCAGGGCGACTGACCACAGGTATTGAGGGTGCGAGGGTGGGGGCAGCCAGTACCAGGTGCAGGCAGTAAGGGGTGTACTATCTGTGGCGAATTTAGGAATCATAATAAACCGACTAAAAGTCAGTTTGCTTATTACCACCATGTGCGGGTATCTCTGAACAATGTCAGCGATAACATATTCCTCCTCCAAAAATCTGTTGTTGGTTGAAGTTTAAAATTTTGCTGTGGCTACAGTTGCGTTTTAATCTTACAAATAAAAGCTTCAAATTCCCCTATCTTTGTTACTTATCCTGAAAGTAACATTACATGGATGTTAACAGTGACCCGACACACAACTGGCCCTGACACTCGTGGAATCTACTACCCACATTCCTTCTGAGAATCGCTCTGACAGTCAGATCCTGTGGCCTGGCTCTGGGCACAGTCGGGGCCTCCAGGGCCCATGATTTCCTACCTCCCGGTGTCGAAACAGAGGacccaaaataaaacacaagagcACGGGATGGTCAAAACGAAGACGCGGAACCTGAGTTCCTTCAGTTCCCCATTGCATGTGAACACTTGGAGTTACTGTGTCCAAAATGTTTTTGTTCCACGGACATCTGAAAGCCACAAGAATCCACCCTGAAGAACTGAACACATGGTGGGTGTTGTGATTGCTGGAATTTACTGTGAAATGGGATTTTTGGGAATCTCTGCCAAATGATACCGTACTAAAGACTTTTCCTAAGTATCTGTGTATCTGCTGCCTCACGTGATTGGAGCTCTTCAAATTCAAAATTAACAAAGAGTATTCTTGGACCAACTGTGAATGAAGATAGCTGACAAAGCTGATTCCTCTGCCTACTGAACATACATTAGTAAAGAAGATCAATTTAAACGAAATCATTGTCAAATGTGTAGATACTAAGACCCAAAGCCAGAAACATTCATTCCACCATCTGTCACTCCAAGAGACCCATAGGGAGgcatgtttttttctattttaaaaaaaatacatgaatgctAGTTGAGTGTTaatccatttctgttttctttgtagtataatatttattttctttttacttttttttaactggCATGATAATAGGTATGGAACTtaataatagaaaatgtttttttttttttttttttttttaaaaaacaaccttTTTATGATTAGTTTAATTTCCTGCCTTGTTCTAAACAGTTTTGTGGTTTCGAGGAGGGATGGGAACTACTCATCCATTCCAGGTATGAAATAAACTAGGCGTGCTGGAAAGCAGAGCACAGTGAGCTGCACCAGCGCCACCCTGAACAGCAGCTGACACCAGCGCTCAGTGTCAGGAAGGCAGCAGCAAGTGGTGGGGCCTGCCACGAACCAAACTGGAGAATGGGCAACACCAGGGGCAGGCCCGCTGGCTGCAGGGGAATGCTGCCAGGTGGGAACGGAACGCCAGCACTGGCAGACCTGAGTTCACAAAAGGCCGGAAATCCAGGCTTTGATGAGAATCCTTCCTGGTTTCAAATATGGGTAgctaattcaaattttaaaaacgcCAGGCCTCTGTGAGCCTTGCGGGCTACTAGTTTGCAGTGTCTGTTCCACATGCACTCCCTGCTCCTTCCAGACCTCCTGAGGCACACACTTCCCAGTCTGCTCCCTCCCTGTCCTTCCCAGCCCAAGACCGAGCACAGCTGCTCACAAGGTGTGTTCGCACAGTGTGTGGGATGAATGGATGGAGACGGTGCGGAGGAGGGAAGTTCGCACGGTGTGTGGGATGAATGGATGGAGACGGTGCGGAGGAGGGAAGTTCGCACGGTGTGTGGGATGAATGGATGGAGACGGTGCAGAGGAGGGAAGTTCACACGGTGTGGGATGAATGGATGGAGACGGTGCGGAGGAGGGAAGTTCGCACGGTGTGGGATGAATGGATGGAGATGGTGCCGAGGAGGGAAGGTCTTGCTGCAGCAGGCCCACTAGGCCACAACCGGGGTTCCACAAGCACCTGTCCTCCTGGGATGGCAGGACAGAAAGCCACACCACGGGACAGGCGTCTAGGGCCACCTCACAGGGATGTTCCCGGGTGACTCGCTTCTGTGCTGCGTCCAGATTCCCCTCACTCTTGGGGGTCACGTGCCTTCGGAGGGTCTTGTGTGGCCACCCTGAGCGTTTTCTCGGTGGGAACCATGGCAGACTCAGAGACACAGGCGTCCCCTCACCCTTCCCTTCCTCGGACAAAGCCCCGCagctgcaagccctgcctccctggCCCTGCTTGCCATTCCTTCGGTCATTTCCGGGGCTGCTCTCGGGCCCTGGCCAGGCTTTTGTTTCCAGACCCTTTTGAAGGGTGGGCATGGAACCCAGGGGGCCACGTGAAGTTGTCGCCTCAGCATGGGAACTGGCCCTGTGGACTCTCCCTGAACCCACCCCAGCCCAGAACCCCCAGAAACCTTGctgtcccccaccccatgacaccTCTGAGAGGGCTGGCTGGACCCAAACtgggcccctccccacccccagagcCCTCTGGAGAGCCGGCCCTGCACCTCACCTTCCCTTTGATGCTGAGGCCCCCAGTGTCATAGACGATGCCTTTGCCCACCCAGGCGATGGTCTGCGTGGCTCCGTCTGGGGTGTGGCTGAGGACAGCCAGGGCGGGGGGATGCAGGGCAGCTTTGCCCACCCCATAGATTCCTATGGAAAGCGTGGGGAGAAGTGGGTTAGGCTCGGGCTGAGCTGAGTGGGGAACTCCCAGAGGTCCCTGGAAACCCCCACTCTCGCCACTGGTGTTTCTCCTGGAAAGGCGCCTGCCTGAGCCTGGGGCTCCCGGCCCCTTCTCCTGCCCCTGGCCAGTGTGGGATTGGGGAATGCAAATTACCGCCAATGCCTGAGACTGCAAACAAATTCTATGCAATGTATTGTTAGGCAAGAAAACCCACTGAGGGAAAAAATATCGTATcctttccagaaagaaaagaacaggatTGCAGAATGAAATGATTTTTGGATAATGCCTCAAGGCTGCCCCAGCCCATGCTCGTCCCCACTTCCTGAATCCTTTGAGCACTCAGGGACTGCACCGCCCTTTCACATTCGCTCCCACGGTCTCTACACCACTGCCTCTTTGGTTTACATGACTTATCTTATCCAGGAAGCTGTGGCCCGTGTGTGTGCAGTCTATGGCTCGAAGTCCTGCAATATTTGAGTCAAATAATCATAGCAACAATGGTGAGAGCTAATCATGGCCGCCTGACAAACTCCAACTCATCCTGTAAGATCCACAGCCAACGCCACCTCCTCTGTGGAGCTTTTCCTGACACAAGCGGCCTCTCCCTCCACTTGTAAATGGCTTCTGTCTAGGTAGACACCACCAGGATGGCCCCTGTGACCCCCACGTCTGGGTATTCATGTCCTTGTGTAGTCCCTCCCCCTCACGTGGGCAGGTCCTAATGTCCCAcctccaaccaaaaaaaaaaaaaaggtagaagtgATGAGATACCACTCCTGGGATTAGGGTACAGAAAAAGATGGGAGTTTCCATCTTGTTTGCTCACTTTTCATCCCTCTCTCTCGCTCAGAGACCTCGTTCGGAGGGCAGCTTATACCGCAAGGAACTGCTGTCTTCAGCTAATGGCCTGTGAGGCCCTAAGACCTGCCAGTAGCCTGTTGTGAGCCTGCCTGGAAGCACATCGCAGGCCCCAggcaagccttcagatgactgcagccccagccaacaACCTGACAACAGCAGGCAGAGACCCTGCACCAGGGAAGGATCCCCAACCCACAGCATGGTGAGGGGATAAGTGTTGTTGCTTTCAGCTGCTATCTTCTGAGTAATTTGTTTTGT encodes the following:
- the NPEPL1 gene encoding probable aminopeptidase NPEPL1 isoform X2, whose protein sequence is MVCEQPEVFASACALARAFPLFTHRSGASRRLEKKTVTVEFFLVGQDNGPVEVSTLQCLANATDGVRLAARIVDTPCNEMNTDTFLEEINKVGKELGIIPTIIRDEELKTRGFGGIYGVGKAALHPPALAVLSHTPDGATQTIAWVGKGIVYDTGGLSIKGKTTMPGMKRDCGGAAAVLGAFRAAIKQGFKDNLHAVFCLAENSVGPNATRPDDIHLLYSGKTVEINNTDAEGRLVLADGVSYACKDLGADIILDMATLTGAQGIATGKYHAAVLTNSAEWEAACVKAGRKCGDLVHPLVYCPELHFSEFTSAVADMKNSVADRDNSPSSCAGLFIASHIGFDWPGVWVHLDIAAPVHAGERATGFGVALLLALFGRASEDPLLNLVSPLGCEVDVEEGDVGRDSKRRRLV
- the NPEPL1 gene encoding probable aminopeptidase NPEPL1 isoform X1, whose protein sequence is MANVGLQFQASAGDSDPQSRPLLLLGQLHHLHRVPWSHVRGKLQPRVTEELWQAALSTLNPNPTDSCPLYLNYATVAALPCRVSRHNSPSAAHFITRLVRTCLPPGAHRCIVMVCEQPEVFASACALARAFPLFTHRSGASRRLEKKTVTVEFFLVGQDNGPVEVSTLQCLANATDGVRLAARIVDTPCNEMNTDTFLEEINKVGKELGIIPTIIRDEELKTRGFGGIYGVGKAALHPPALAVLSHTPDGATQTIAWVGKGIVYDTGGLSIKGKTTMPGMKRDCGGAAAVLGAFRAAIKQGFKDNLHAVFCLAENSVGPNATRPDDIHLLYSGKTVEINNTDAEGRLVLADGVSYACKDLGADIILDMATLTGAQGIATGKYHAAVLTNSAEWEAACVKAGRKCGDLVHPLVYCPELHFSEFTSAVADMKNSVADRDNSPSSCAGLFIASHIGFDWPGVWVHLDIAAPVHAGERATGFGVALLLALFGRASEDPLLNLVSPLGCEVDVEEGDVGRDSKRRRLV